The genomic DNA CCcgtatttaatttgaattattttcccTTGTCGCTTTTCGATGGCCTGCAGCTCTGATGGTAATGGCCTGAACGCTTGACTTGGATTTACCATCGCGTTTATATAGTATTTCTTTGCCAATAAATTACCATTCCCTTCGCTTCCCTGTCCTAGAATCGTTGGAGTATCATCGTCGTGATTGCCAGTTATCGAATTTGCCTTTTAGCCTCGCCGTTGAAGAACTTATTACCCAGTGATTACCCACGGCTAGAGGCTCGCACAAATCTGTTACACAGAAGACAAGCCACTGACGTCACCTAATCCACTTTAGAATGCAACAATATGATGTCCcacttgtctgtgtgtgtgtttgtgtctgtccAGTGTTCCGCTGGCTCATCCGGCCCTCCTTTGAGCTGCCTTTGAGCTGTTCACTTTCCTCGCTTCACGCAATTTCTCGCATGTCAACAGTTCATTAAGGGGCCGCCTTTTAGTCCATCCACTGTATCAAAGGACGGGCGGATAGAGACAGCGTTGGAGCATGTGATGTCCCCCTTCTACAGATTGTTTTTATTCGAGCTATTTTCAATGAATCGCCAAAGACAATCGATAAAAATGTAgttaaaattaagttttcgttcgttttgtgGCGCGCGTGATGTTTACAGacatcaaatatatgtatgtataacaaaaaaaaaactataaaagtCTGTTGACAATTCCTGGGTCTtagtccttttttttgggatatttttcGTTAACCCAATTGCTTGAGACAGAGCTCatgttgcacacaaaaagtggcAGAAGGATGCGCTGCTGGGGTGGGGATTTCAACCGAagaagaagcaggagaagcgGATAAAcgcaattataattattattatgtccAAAAATGGTGGAAGGACTGAGTGACATCTTGCTTGCAGGCGCATCAAATGTTGATGTTTATTAATTTCCATCTCCGACTCATAAATCAAGCTTGTGGCATGATCTATGAGTGTTGCTGCAATGTTACccttattgtgtgtgtgtgtggcattatCCATCTAAAAAAATGTGTCTACAATTACGGCAATTTTCGTagccatttaaatttaatttacgaGCACATTTTTCATGAAAACTCAGAATGATGTTGGCTTTGATGCATGCCCCAAGAAGTATACTGTAGAATTTTTGATTAGCTCAAGGGATCCTGCATACTCGAAGTTCTCCAACATTTCTGACAGAAATCACGAGTGAAGGAAGGCACCATTAATATTTCGTAAATAGTGAGCAAAACTTTGCAATCTCTGATTTGTCAGACACTCACTCTTCCGCATTTCCCCCGTGGCACAGACATCTCACCTGGTTGTACCCTTTATCCACCTTTAGCATGTGATGCATTCCCTTCTCACTGATTCACTGATtatggggtgtgtgtgtgtgtgtgtgagggacATGAAtctcatacataaatatgtacgtagGTGCATGTGACTTacccgcccagcagcagattcACATTCCCGTTGacaacatttgcatatgtctGGGGTCCGCCCGCTCCAGCTgcacctcctccgcctccgcctccgacATTGCCTGCAGATCCGGAGACACCACGCTGATGATACAGACCCAACCCGCTGCTATAGAAGGTGGTaaatgatgaggatgaggtgCTGCCATGCTCCTGAGACTGCGATTGGGAATCCTCGGCGCTGCCTGGAGCGACGGATGATGGGGCAATGGTTGTTTCGGACACGACCGTTGAGATAGTCGTTGCATTGTGCGGATTTTGGGGAGTGACCGCCGCGAGCAGCGTTGCATAACGTTTCAAAGACATTATTTCACTGGAATTTCACTGTCGATTGCATAACGATTAGCTTGGAACACACATTACAAGGCCATTAGCACGCACACCTCCACACACGAAACGGCACGGTACGGCACACTCTCAGCGGTCGAGTGTTCTAGTGCTAGTGCCCTAGCCCTAAGCAAGGACAAGCACAGACTTGCGAGAACTAGCCCTTGCTCTGTTCCGCGCGCGCAACCACACTAACTAACATTCAAGTAACTAGAGCTCGTAGTGAGAGCGaagggagcagcaacagcagaagcagtgcGATCGATGGCCAAGGCAACTGATAAGGGAACTCCGTTACTCCCTCTATTTGGCACGCGGTGGAGCCCGTCGCGTCGCCGTGCGTCTGTGCAAATGCTTTGGTTGCGCTGCTGCAACTGGGGCCCGGCTTGAGTTTGACTTTGCTGGCTAGCTGCGAGTGTCAGTCAGTgcgcgctgctctgctcccgtGCCGTACCGACTTGGCTTGGGCTTATCCTCTGCCCTACGCTCTGCTCGGTTCTGTTGTGTGCACGACGAAGTTGCCCAGGCAACCGAAGCGCGTCATCAACCTTCGGCTTGTGCTTTGGTTTCAACTTGCTTCGGCTTTATCTCGTGCAAGGCTTATGAAATGGAGGGTAAGGCGGACTAGCACTTGGTCTACACTGGTTTCTCTCCCACTCAATCTCTCTTTGCGAACGCACAGAATAGAGGCTGCTCGCGTGGACTGCCAAACCTTTTATTAATACACCTTGGGTTGCGGCTTCTTCtggttactgctgctgctgctgttggtttcTTTTGCCTTCTGTTTGCCTGTTACATGTTGCGTTGcccatttttcttttgctgcagctgtcccgctctttctctgctcgtactcgtaggTGGAAAAGGGTGGAGGAGAGCAGCAAGAGGCCGACAGGAACAGAGTCAACTACAAAGGCCAAGCACAGTTATTTGTATTGAGCTTCCTTTTGTAACCcctttctttcattttatctctctctctctctcttttttcacTGTCCTGTGAGTgattgtgagtgtgtgcatgtgtgaggTTCCTGCACGTTTCACATCAAATTGAGCGCCAAATGCTTTTGTACAACTCGTATGGGGGCTGtcattattgttgctgctgctactgttgctgtcgttgtggCAACCGTGCATGCCATTTGAACAACACTTGTCGCCAACTGACATTTTTCACGGCATGCgaccataaataataatgcgACTCGAAAGTCACACTGTCAGTCCCACATATTGTGGCTGGCAGCCAATACAACACAATAACTAGCTCATGCTCCTAAAATCAGACAAATCAGTTCAGAAAAAAGTGACACCTGTTGACAATATTCAGATGCTGCtgagaaaacgaaaatgattCAGTTTAAACGCACTTTTTTGCTTCAAGAACTCATCGTAGCtaattaaatgtgtaaataaagatttattttCCCACCCATCACCCATAAAATGATGCATCTGAGGAAAATGTACACTTACTTCAGTGTAAACtttgttgaaattttaaatatgtacaaaatatgtaCCATGTTCGCCCGCCGAAACAAATGtagaaaatttgcattttggccacGTTTAATGGCCTATGCATATGCAATCATCATTATAATTGCCAGCAACTGGcaactaattgaaattcatgTGTAATTTGCGcaaatttgcttttaatttattgcccagcacacacagatgccTAAAATTTTGAGTGCGAAGGTGTGCCCATTATTCGGGGGCGGCAGTGTGTCCTCCCAGTCGACAGCTGTACACAGTCGCAGGCGGCGGGCAACGACTGCTCCAAgaacatatgtaaatagttGCACGCCATTTGTACCTTCTCATTCGCTCTACCTTTCTTCgcttcttcgtttttttctgtttctgctttctctgtttgctttgcgCTCTTTGTggatgtgtgtctgtgtggggtgAGCCGCTTTTTTGACGACAGCTTTTGTGGAAGTAGAGGTGGCGACGAGCGGGAAAGGCTAGTCGACAATCTTGAAATCCGTGCGACTATGGCGGCTTAACAGTCACACGGCGTAACGGTCCCTATAGTTGTTGCCTACACCTCGAGTGTCGCGCGCGCCCTGCTGAAGAGCACGTccccgtcgtcgtcgttgcagctgttgttgttgttgttgttgttgctgttgttgttgttactttGGCGGCCGTGAATGTCGCCAAAGTTGTTACAATTTTAGTTTTCCTATCTCAATCTGTGCGCTGGCATAATTTTAGATTTGTGTGGAGGGAAATTTGTCAATTcaggaggaggcagaaggGCGACAGGACAGCAGCTAAAAAGCTACgacacattttgttgtttgtatgtCACGCCGCCTTTCAacagttggcagcagcagcgggcgacggcagtggcactggcagcggcagcggcaggcggaAACGTGACTCATTAGAGCCGTGGACCACccgtaaacacacacacactcacacacacagcacggATGGGGacgagatgatgatgatggataGTTTTTGGCGCTTCTGGTCATTCAGTGGGCCACTGCGCACGCGCCAAGGGTAAGCCAAGCCGAATTGAGGGGGAGTCCCAGGGAAACGGCGAAGCCGCTGCAATGTAGGCTAcattttatacaaatattttcgaCAGCCGCAATTAGTGTACACGCGTGCGTGTGTTTGGCATATTTCTGTGGCAACTAATGAGGCTGTCACCGTTGAGCGCCAGCAATCCTTTCTTCTTGCACCACACACTCCGCCCACTCCCTCTTCGCCACTTTTTATGCATTAATTATGTATGCCTGTTGATTTATTATTCACAGCCTTCATGGTTAATGACGGGAATGGAATCGGCAGAGGCGGCGGGTGGGTCAAGCAATCGCCATGGGCTGCCAGAAGGCAGGGTATTAAAACCCAAAGCCATGTCACATGTTCTGCAAGATtcctgcttttcttttttaatcaTAACAcacgtgtgtgcatgtgttgCATGTCCTGGGAAagtatttcatattttcacaTGAAACCTTAAGCGTTCCAACCCCAGCATCGATTGCCACAGTCGCACGCAAAGGTTACAGGTGTGGGGGTGCGGCTGCGAGGCGGTGCCAGGCACCAGTCAGCAGTCACCACTCACTGGTGGCAAGGTCCTGTCCTCGTTCCCTCGTCTATGGAAACTTTAAAAGTGCCACACGCAAAATCCCAGAATCAAACATATAATATTTGGGTTTATGGCACTCTTACTCTTTTGTTaagtaatttgatttgaaatcGATAAGGAAGCATTAAATTTGATATTAAGGCTAAGGAAATTGAGGTGGGGATATGGTGTACGGGTTATGGTTAATCCGAAATCCTGCTATCACCACTTTATCTACCTTTAAAAGCAAGCCAGCTTTTAGCATTCAACATAATAAAACATATTGAAAATTTCTAGTTTATATGGAATATTGTAACGATGCCTGTTCATCAGCCCAAAGCTGCTtgcaatgtatgtatgtacatatgtgcaaataCATAAACcccatgtacataaatatacatatatataaatgttcCCCATTTTGGTGTGGGCAAAAGTCGCGAAAGACAAACAATTCGCAGCTAaatggcatgtggcaggaaGGTCTCTTGCTTGGGGATTTCCTTTGATTTTATCGCCAGTCAAGCCCCCAAGTCGCGAGCATTGATTAAAGTTCGAAGTGTCCTCGTTACACGACGAAAGTAGAGCAGACCGGAACGGATTGACACGCCCATGGCCCTCCCGATCCCCCGCTCAATCCCTTAATGTGGCCTCTTATTGTTTGGTTTAGTTCCATGAACCACGTTTGTTGTCAGGTGATGATGTCAGCCGCTGCGTGGATGGATGGTGGGATGGATGGGGCACTTGTGTACGCTGCTTTGGGGCTCAATTATTAACCGGATATCCATCTCAATTACAGCCTACGTTATCTCTTTAAGATGTCACTGGCCGTGTCGCTGCGCCGTGctctgctggtgctcctcTCGGGCGCCATCTTCATCCTCACCGTGCTGTACTGGAACCAGGGAGGCGGCAAGACACAGGCCTACAGCGAGGCATTGGAAcgcccccacagccacaaggaCGGCACTGCCTTTCCCATGTGAGTGTGAAATATTAATTACGGAGATGAATCCCTGACTGAAACCCATTCCTCTTCATTTTGCAGACCCGTGGAGAAGTTTTGGACATACAAATGCGAGAATGACAGATGCATGCGGGTGAGCTATCATGCCGGGAAGACCGCCAAGCGTGTCTCCTTCATCACCTGTTCGATGACCTGCGGGTACGTGAACATCTGGCCGGCGCCGACCATTAAATCGCTTGTCAGCGCCCAGACAACCAGCTTCTCCGTGGAGATTGTCCAACTGGAAATGGACACGCCGCATCGAGAGGTGcgcaagcagctgcagctggccttTGACACTTTCCTCAAGGATCTGCGCCAGATCCAGAGACTGGACTACGCGGCCAGTCCTGCTGAGATGGGCGAAAGTGAATCGTCATCGTGGTCATCGAACAACGATATGGTGGGCGCTGCCACTTCTGGCCAGAGACGATCAGGCGGTCTGGAGAGTCTGCTGGTGAAGATCAGCGTGCAAAAGTCCGGAGATGTGGACTTCAGCCTGGACAACGATGAGAGCTATCAGCTATCCACAATAAGTAAGCAAAACGAAGATTATCAGCTGATCTAAGCCTTGTCTAACATCTTCCAACTTGTTTTAAGCGGAGAGCCATCGCCTGCTGGTGGAGATCAAGGCTAACTCGTTCTTTGGGGCTCGCCACGGACTGTCGACGCTGCAGCAACTGATCTGGTTCGATGACGAGGATCACCTGCTGCACACGTATGTCAACAGCAAGGTGAAGGATGCCCCAAAGTTCCGGTATCGCGGCCTGATGCTCGACACCTCACGCCACTTCTTCTCGGTGGAGGCGATCAAGCGGACGATCATGGGAATGGGTCTGGCCAAGCTGAATCGCTTCCACTGGCATCTGACGGATGCGCAGAGCTTTCCCTATATCTCGCGCAACTATCCGGAGCTGGCCGAGCACGGAGCCTACTCGGAGAGCGAGACGTACACGGAGCAGGATGTGCGCGAGGTGGTCGACTTTGCACGGATCCATGGCGTGCAGGTGATACCGGAGATCGATGCCCCCGCCCATGCCGGCAAtggctgggactgggggcCCAAGCGGGGCATGGGCGAGCTGGCCGTGTGCATTAATCAGCAGCCCTGGAGCTTCTACTGCGGTGAGCCACCGTGCGGGCAGCTCAATCCGAAGAACAACCACACCTACCTCATACTGCAGCGCCTctacgaggagctgctgcaggcgacGGGTCCCACGGACCTCTTTCATCTGGGTGGCGATGAGGTGAATCTCGACTGCTGGGCCCAGTACTTCAACGACACAGATCTGCGGGGCTTGTGGTGCGATTTCATGCTGCAGGCAATGGCCAGGTAGGCAGCCCATACCTCTCTATGTCCTGCTACATATCTAGCTACTTCTGCTTTCCTTTCGACAGGCTGAAGATGGCCAACAATGGCGTCTCCCCCAAATACTTGGCCGTCTGGTCGAGCGCCCTGACCAACACCAAGTGTCTTCCAAACAGTCAATTCACGGTGCAGGTGTGGGGCGGCAGCACATGGCAGGAGAACTACGACCTGCTGGACAATGGCTACAACGTGATTTTCTCGCACGTGGATGCCTGGTACTTGGACTGCGGCTTcggcagctggaggagcacggGTGAGGCCGCCTGCTCCCCCTATCGCACCTGGCAGAATGTCTACAAGCACCGGCCCTGGGAGCGCATGCGTCTGGACAAGAAGCGGCGAAAGCAGGTTCGTCTTTTTAGCTTAAATTGGAGAATACAAATAGCTAATCTCTAACCTCCTTTCAGGTATTGGGCGGTGAGGCCTGCCTGTGGACAGAGCAGGTGGACGAGAATCAGCTGGACAATCGACTGTGGCCCCGTGCCGGTGCCCTGGGAGAGCGCCTCTGGTCGGATCCCAGCGATGATCATGATCTGGATATTATGCCACCGGAGGTGTTCCGCCGCATCTCGCTGTTCCGCACCCGCCTCGTCGAGCTGGGCATCAAGGCGGAGGCCCTGTTCCCAAAATATTGTGCCCAGAATCCCGGCGAATGCATTTGATACTACCTTTAAGAAAAGTAAATCCCAATCCAAACCCCGATCCCCCCAACACTCCCAACATGTGCGTTAGTTAGTTTATAGTGtaattgttattttatatACATGAAAGGCAGAAGGAAACGATAAGCCCGAGCTTCGCAGAAGTTTTGTGGGTCAGTTTGCGGAGTTTTGCAGGAAGCGACTGTATGAAATGGTTTCTGGCATCAACCATGACGACTCGAATTTCTTTTCGATAGAAAACCACActcacccatacacacacacacacatacttagtACAATTCAAATCGAATTATATAGCGCACACAttatatagatagatggacagacagacatagaatCGGATACAGGCAGACATGACCGTTATAGGGAAACACGTTGAAGATTACGATTACCATTAAGCGTTCATAGTTTTTAATTGTAGATTTCATACGCAttaatatacacatacacactcacaccaaCATGCAGACATAGGCATAAATTCTACAGATATATAGCCTTAATTTTATAGTAATTAGAAACAACAGGATGACAAAATGACAACTTTTTGATATTTTGAAACAAGCTTTAATCGCGGAACATCAATAATTATGTTTAAGTTGACagcaaaattgtatttcttttctttgttgattttcccttatatttaatttaatttccttcttttgttttaatctAAGTTTTAATTAGAGTTAAATTAGATTTTCAGTGATATAAACAATGTGACCttaagaaaaaactaaaagatacataacaaacaaaatgacaaaaacaaaatgagaaaaaacaaaatgctaaaACGCAAGAAACGTagaattaaaacaaaagcaacctTAACAATTAATCGTTACGACAAACCTTTTTGCACGCATTGGCACATAATTGATAAAACCTAGAGAATATTAGTAGCTAATTTTAGAATGTATACTAAAATGGGTTTAAATGGTTTGGGGCACCTTCAcagtgtttgtgtttaatttctttgatttttgccatttatacATTCGGAATGTTTGATGCACGTCAAATTCCCCATGCAAGCAACATGTTTTCGTACTTAAGATAGACTTTTGGCATCGGATGTGCATCATGGAATCTACTTTAGTTTAACCTTAACTTTTGCTGTAACTTCAAGTCACGTtcgaaaataaactaaaagtCCAAGTAAAGCTGTTGCAACGCCTGCAATCCCGATGTCTTTGGCGGTTCCTTGATTTGTATAATCGCTTTTAGCTGCTGTGGAGATTGCTATTCATGCCCTCAGGTAAGTTCCAtcgaatccaaatccaaagcTTGCTGCAAACTAAACTTTCCCCCCACTTGCAGGCATTGACTAAAAACAGTCTGGAAGAGCCAACAACTGCCAATAGAAGCATCAGCATCCCGTTCCAGAATTCGATAAACCAATTGAAATCGAAGAGCATTGCCAGGCCGGCCGGAGACCTAGGACTTGGCCTGCTTTGCAAATGAATTCCTAAACAAAATCGGTGATATTGAGGCTGTGATTTTGTTCCTGTGTGGCCAGGCGAGTGTGCGGCGTGGGGCGCAGGCAGATCACACACTCCTCGGTGCTGAAAGTTGGGATTCAAAGAGGAAGGGAAGTGCGGATCGATGAATTTCGGGAATGAGaatcatttaaatacaaaaaaataatactttAATTTGTGCTCTTAactgacatatgtacatatatcatgCAATACTTATGGACAATAGGATATTTTTGATGGCGCTAACATGTACAATTGTTGGGTAGGAGGAGATCTCTGTATCATATACATAgatcgttgtgtgtgtgtttgtgtattttggtCTGTGGATCATTCATAGTGTCCGGTGGGCACGGGACTTGTTGAGGTCAGTCTATAAGAAAACGATAAACAGAACAGGAAAACCGAAATCAGGCATGGATAAAGACCTTCAAAGTGTTACGTGGGGCACACTCTGGCACAGCCCAGCAGATGCTCTACATTTAAACGATACTCTGCAAGGCTATGGAtagatatttttgtgtgtatctATAGGGTACGGCATGTGTGTTAGCAGATTAAACGAGCGAGCGTTAAACGATAGATAGAGaacaaaagagagcagcaTCTACATGAGCATTGCATATACGCACCGTAGACTTTCGGTTCGCGATCTCTGCGAGTAGTCTTTGGAGGCGCGATGCCtggaatggaaattaattggttaagtgacaacaacaacaacgatgacAAGAACAGGAACAGCTACAACTACAAGCCACATCTACTAAGTACATCTGCTTATGCATAGTGTCATGTGTAAAGCCCAAGCGGATagatatatctatgtatggaCGTGTAGTAGACCGACAACACCAATGCGTTAGAATACCAAATGTGAGTGCAACACTGCGCCTATGGCATCTGCCAACAGAGACCCACCTGCGATTCTTGATGGAGCTACTCCGATGGATATTCCGACTCTCGCGCCAGCGTATGAAGCGATGCCTCAGCGTCTGGCGCACCTCCGAATTGAGGAAGCAATAGAAGAGCGCCACAAAGAAGCCCTGCAGCAGAATTACAGCATAAGTTACACTCTTAATTCCAAGAAGTGAATGCCTATACCTGTGTGCTGATGAGAAATGCCCGTATGGCCTCGAAGAGGTTGCGACTGATGCCCTGTTCGGGGCCAGTGAGGACCAGCAGATAGGTGATGCCAAACAGGGGAATGAGCACCAGCAGTGCTTTTGATGCCTTATAATACTGCCGCGTCTCCAGGGTGTGTGCCGAACGAAGTTTGGTAATGAGAACCTTAAAAGTTAATGATGATTAGCAGCAGCTCTTGGGGATTCTTGAGGGTTTTACACTCACCCACATGATGCGTATGAGAAATACCAAGTTAACAAGCAGAGCCACCGAAGCTGGCCCCTTGAATATCCAATCAATGTGAGATTCTCGCATCCAGCCGCAGTCGACTTCCAGCTGAAAGCAGCACCAAAAACAATCATAAAGGATGGATAGGAATAGTTTTATGGAGCCAGCACTCACCCCATTGAAATGATCATTCTCCAGATGGGGTGCAAACGCTTTGGCTATGGCCCAGGCCATAATGAATACAGCGGGACAGCCCCAGCCAATGAGGGCATAGATAATAAAGCTGATGTTATCGCTGGAGAATGTTTGCACCACCAGGGTGTACAAATAGAGGCCTGCAAATGGgaatacagatacagaaattCCTTTCCCCCTCCCCATGCAACTCACCTTCGACAAACATCCAGAAGAAGTTGGTCAAGTAAAAGTATTGCAACATGATGACTAGCGTAATGCAACCAGCCTGACTAGACTCTGTGGTTATCTGCACGAATATACATGAATATCTGCAGAATAAATGTAGTCATTGGATATGGAATCGCACTTACCACTTGCAGGAACAATGTGAGTATCCACAGCAGAGCGGAGGTGATGTATGTGAGGAATAGATTCGCATGTATCGTGTTTCGCAGGCACCGCAAATCTCTGCCATAGAAGGAACTTGGTTTGAGTATGAATCAAAGTTTGGGAGCGTTGATTTGGACTCACTTAAAGCTAACGAATATGATGAGTGCCACCACCAAGGTGGCAAAACTGATGAAGTAACCACAGGCATAGATAATGGCAGGCAGATCCACACTGGGTGAGAAATCGGGAACCATGGGCACAGAGCCCGACTGCTGGTGGCAACGATCGTAGTCCGAATAGTGATCCCATGTCCCATTCTCGAAGCAGTAACGCGTGGCATTCTCtggcataataaataaagttttcaTTACTGTTTGGATTGTCTTTGTGATCATTTCTCACCTGTGGTATCATAGTGCACGCCCTTGAACTCCTCAAAGCAGGGCAGAACGGCCAGGGTGGCGGCTTTGGTGCGTGGCCAACAGAGCACCGAATCGAATGCACTGGGACAGTGTAGGATCTGTAAGATATAGCAGATGTtgcattatatttatattgtatattaCTGAGGAGGAAACATCTGTGGCAAGGATACGGATAcgccaaacacacaaatatttatggcaggCATGCAATTTCCTGCCAGACTTGACCTTTCCCCGTATC from Drosophila subobscura isolate 14011-0131.10 chromosome E, UCBerk_Dsub_1.0, whole genome shotgun sequence includes the following:
- the LOC117890020 gene encoding diuretic hormone receptor isoform X6 is translated as MADDDLRALVDSLDDASPENLANVIANFSLDMLQRASALIGAQQPHSGALLINRTQQCQQQSQQEEELEAATATAAAAGGKRILHCPSAFDSVLCWPRTKAATLAVLPCFEEFKGVHYDTTENATRYCFENGTWDHYSDYDRCHQQSGSVPMVPDFSPSVDLPAIIYACGYFISFATLVVALIIFVSFKDLRCLRNTIHANLFLTYITSALLWILTLFLQVITTESSQAGCITLVIMLQYFYLTNFFWMFVEGLYLYTLVVQTFSSDNISFIIYALIGWGCPAVFIMAWAIAKAFAPHLENDHFNGLEVDCGWMRESHIDWIFKGPASVALLVNLVFLIRIMWVLITKLRSAHTLETRQYYKASKALLVLIPLFGITYLLVLTGPEQGISRNLFEAIRAFLISTQGFFVALFYCFLNSEVRQTLRHRFIRWRESRNIHRSSSIKNRSTEECVICLRPTPHTRLATQEQNHSLNITDFV
- the LOC117890020 gene encoding diuretic hormone receptor isoform X4; the encoded protein is MADDDLRALVDSLDDASPENLANVIANFSLDMLQRASALIGAQQPHSGALLINRTQQCQQQSQQEEELEAATATAAAAGGKRILHCPSAFDSVLCWPRTKAATLAVLPCFEEFKGVHYDTTENATRYCFENGTWDHYSDYDRCHQQSGSVPMVPDFSPSVDLPAIIYACGYFISFATLVVALIIFVSFKDLRCLRNTIHANLFLTYITSALLWILTLFLQVITTESSQAGCITLVIMLQYFYLTNFFWMFVEGLYLYTLVVQTFSSDNISFIIYALIGWGCPAVFIMAWAIAKAFAPHLENDHFNGLEVDCGWMRESHIDWIFKGPASVALLVNLVFLIRIMWVLITKLRSAHTLETRQYYKASKALLVLIPLFGITYLLVLTGPEQGISRNLFEAIRAFLISTQGFFVALFYCFLNSEVRQTLRHRFIRWRESRNIHRSSSIKNRRHRASKDYSQRSRTESLRTEECVICLRPTPHTRLATQEQNHSLNITDFV
- the LOC117890020 gene encoding diuretic hormone receptor isoform X2; amino-acid sequence: MADDDLRALVDSLDDASPENLANVIANFSLDMLQRASALIGAQQPHSGALLINRTQQCQQQSQQEEELEAATATAAAAGGKRILHCPSAFDSVLCWPRTKAATLAVLPCFEEFKGVHYDTTENATRYCFENGTWDHYSDYDRCHQQSGSVPMVPDFSPSVDLPAIIYACGYFISFATLVVALIIFVSFKDLRCLRNTIHANLFLTYITSALLWILTLFLQVITTESSQAGCITLVIMLQYFYLTNFFWMFVEGLYLYTLVVQTFSSDNISFIIYALIGWGCPAVFIMAWAIAKAFAPHLENDHFNGVSAGSIKLFLSILYDCFWCCFQLEVDCGWMRESHIDWIFKGPASVALLVNLVFLIRIMWVLITKLRSAHTLETRQYYKASKALLVLIPLFGITYLLVLTGPEQGISRNLFEAIRAFLISTQGFFVALFYCFLNSEVRQTLRHRFIRWRESRNIHRSSSIKNRSTEECVICLRPTPHTRLATQEQNHSLNITDFV
- the LOC117890020 gene encoding diuretic hormone receptor isoform X1 translates to MADDDLRALVDSLDDASPENLANVIANFSLDMLQRASALIGAQQPHSGALLINRTQQCQQQSQQEEELEAATATAAAAGGKRILHCPSAFDSVLCWPRTKAATLAVLPCFEEFKGVHYDTTENATRYCFENGTWDHYSDYDRCHQQSGSVPMVPDFSPSVDLPAIIYACGYFISFATLVVALIIFVSFKDLRCLRNTIHANLFLTYITSALLWILTLFLQVITTESSQAGCITLVIMLQYFYLTNFFWMFVEGLYLYTLVVQTFSSDNISFIIYALIGWGCPAVFIMAWAIAKAFAPHLENDHFNGVSAGSIKLFLSILYDCFWCCFQLEVDCGWMRESHIDWIFKGPASVALLVNLVFLIRIMWVLITKLRSAHTLETRQYYKASKALLVLIPLFGITYLLVLTGPEQGISRNLFEAIRAFLISTQGFFVALFYCFLNSEVRQTLRHRFIRWRESRNIHRSSSIKNRRHRASKDYSQRSRTESLRTEECVICLRPTPHTRLATQEQNHSLNITDFV
- the LOC117890020 gene encoding diuretic hormone receptor isoform X7; the encoded protein is MADDDLRALVDSLDDASPENLANVIANFSLDMLQRASALIGAQQPHSGALLINRTQQCQQQSQQEEELEAATATAAAAGGKRILHCPSAFDSVLCWPRTKAATLAVLPCFEEFKGVHYDTTENATRYCFENGTWDHYSDYDRCHQQSGSVPMVPDFSPSVDLPAIIYACGYFISFATLVVALIIFVSFKDLRCLRNTIHANLFLTYITSALLWILTLFLQVITTESSQAGCITLVIMLQYFYLTNFFWMFVEGLYLYTLVVQTFSSDNISFIIYALIGWGCPAVFIMAWAIAKAFAPHLENDHFNGLEVDCGWMRESHIDWIFKGPASVALLVNLVFLIRIMWVLITKLRSAHTLETRQYYKASKALLVLIPLFGITYLLVLTGPEQGISRNLFEAIRAFLISTQGFFVALFYCFLNSEVRQTLRHRFIRWRESRNIHRSSSIKNRRHRASKDYSQRSRTESLRLTSTSPVPTGHYE
- the LOC117890020 gene encoding diuretic hormone receptor isoform X5, whose translation is MADDDLRALVDSLDDASPENLANVIANFSLDMLQRASALIGAQQPHSGALLINRTQQCQQQSQQEEELEAATATAAAAGGKRILHCPSAFDSVLCWPRTKAATLAVLPCFEEFKGVHYDTTENATRYCFENGTWDHYSDYDRCHQQSGSVPMVPDFSPSVDLPAIIYACGYFISFATLVVALIIFVSFKDLRCLRNTIHANLFLTYITSALLWILTLFLQVITTESSQAGCITLVIMLQYFYLTNFFWMFVEGLYLYTLVVQTFSSDNISFIIYALIGWGCPAVFIMAWAIAKAFAPHLENDHFNGVSAGSIKLFLSILYDCFWCCFQLEVDCGWMRESHIDWIFKGPASVALLVNLVFLIRIMWVLITKLRSAHTLETRQYYKASKALLVLIPLFGITYLLVLTGPEQGISRNLFEAIRAFLISTQGFFVALFYCFLNSEVRQTLRHRFIRWRESRNIHRSSSIKNRRLTSTSPVPTGHYE